A window of Thermococcus sp. genomic DNA:
GAGCCCCTATTTAAACATTGTTGTGCAGAAAGTGGGTGATGCCAATGAGAATCCTCGTACTCGGTGGAGGGGCCCTTGGCCGGTCTATAGCCGAGGCCCTCAGGGGAGAGTTTGAGGTAGTCATCGTTGAAAAGGATGAAATAAGGGTTCGTGCCCTGGAGGAGAGTGGCTTTCACGTTGTTCAGGGTGATTTCTCCTACACAGCCACACTGCTCAAAGCTGGGATTGAGAAGTCCGAGCTGGTAATAATAACGACGATGAACATTGAGACCATCAAGAAAACCGTTTACGTCATCAGAACCAACAACAGAGAGGTTCCAATTCTAACGGTTCTGCCCGATGACACAAGCTTAGATGAGCTGACCGAGAGCATAAAGGAGAGCTTTGAGGCAGATATCAAGGTGGACTATGCTGTTTCACCAAGGAGTGCCCTAAGGGATGCCCTCATAGGAATGGTCAAGCACATCGGAGAGCGGAAGAACGTCAACCTCCTCGTAAAGAAGCTTCGTGAACTAAAAAAAGATGGGGATTCCCTTCTTATCGTTATGCACGACAATCCGGATCCGGACTCACTCGCCAGTGCCGCCGCACTGAGCCTTATAGCCCAGACCCTCGGCCTCAAGACCAAGATAGTCCACGGGGGCGAGATTACCCACCACGAGAACAGGGCCTTCGTGAACCTCCTCGGAATCGAGGTCGCTCGTGTCTCAAGGGGCTCCTACGAGCTGAAGAGATATCCCTTCATAGCCCTGGTTGATTGTCAGCCGAATGGAAACCTGACGATACTCGATAGCTCGGATTATGATAAGATTAAAATTGTTATCGACCATCATCAGGTTCTCCAGCACCTCTCCGATGTCCTTCCTGATGACGCCTTCCTCGATATAAGGCCCGATGTTAATTCAGCCTCGTCCATCCTCGTTGAGTACCTCAAGGGTCTCAATATAACCGTTTCGCCGTCTCTCGCGACTGCCCTTTTCTATGGTATATACATAGACACAAAGAAATTCTCGAAGCTGAGCCCCGTCGATTTGAAGGCAATAGAATTTTTAGCCGGTAAGGTTGACTACGAGCTCCTTGATAAGATTGAGCACCCAGATATAAGTACTGAAACCGCTGAAATCCTCGCGAGGGCCATAATGCACAGGAGGATGTACAAGAACGTCATAATAAGCAACGTGGGTTTCATAACCAACCGCGATGCCCTCGCAGAAGCGGCGGACTTCCTTCTCAGGCTGGAGGGCATAACGACCGTTCTCGTCTTTGGAATTGTTGACGACAAAATCGAGATTTCAGCGAGGACAAGGGACGTTAGGGTTAACATCGGTGTCATCATGAAGGAGGCCTTTGGAGAACTCGGCTCCGGTGGTGGTCATGCAAGGGCTGGAGGGGCCAGAATACCCCTTGGGATTTTCAAGCTCGCCAAGGACAAGAACTCCCTCCTTAAGCTCGTAGAGGAAGCGGTCACAGAAAGGTTCTTGGAAGCATTAAAGGTGAAAGAAGGTTAATCCTCCTTCGCCTTAACAAGGACTATGTCCCCTATGGCAGTAACACGGTCGTAGGGAACTCCAACCTTTTCTCCTGGCAAAACAAGCGCGAGTACCTTTCCTTTTCCCCTGTCAATCTCGATTAATACCTCATCAACATAACCGACGTAGTAACCTTTCGTATTGTAAATCTGCTTGCCGTAGAGCTTTGAAAGCCTCATCACCATTCCAATCACCGCCTTAGGTTATCAATGAGCATATTTAAGCGTTGCTACTTTCTTTTTTGCCAAAGTTCCTAAACTTCTCGAAACCCCACCTGCCGAGCGCCCCAAAGAATATGAGAGTCATGGCGCTTCCCGTGAAGATGAGTATCGATGTAACCCCATGCTCAACGGACTGGAGAGAAGCATAGTTCTTCAGGAGGAGAAGGGTTGTAGTGGTTCCCCCGAGGTAAGTTGCGGGGCTTATAAGCGCGTCGGTGAAGTTTGTTGGTTTTACTAAGAGACTCGCTCCGAGAACAATTCCAAGCATGATGTTGGCAAATCGGGCGTCTATCCCTCTATAGACCCACCATAATGCGAGAATAAGCGTCATTGCGATTCCTAAGAGAAAGGAAACAGACGATGTCCTGAAGTTCCACTCCTCATCGGCCTTAACCCCAAGGAGGGCCCCTATGATAAGCCCAACGTAAATACCATAAGCGAAGAGCTGGTTCTCGTAGGGCCCGTATGCAAGAACGGCAAGTAAAAACCCAAAGAACGCGCCCGTCCCTGCGAAGGTAAGTATGGCACCGACGTTTACTCTCATTCTACCACCTCAATCCTAATTCTATCCCCATCACGGAGACCGAGTTTTTCCCTCAGCTTAACGGGGGCAACTATTTCAGCTATCTTTGGTGGATGGACGGTTCTGGAGGGTATCACTATAGCCCCCTCTATCGAGTCAATCCTCACGCGATAGGCTTTAACATCTCCAAATGTTCTGCCCTCCCTTGTGAACCCCGGGATTATGACCGGCCTCGCGTTGCAAAGGGCATCGAAAACGGTCTTCGGGAAGAGAACTCGAACGTTTAGGGTTCCCGGATATGGCTCAAAGCTGAGGTATTCTCTTATCAGGGGGGCGTACTGTTTGACGTAATAAGCTCCCTCACCGAGGCCTGAGACGACTTCGCCTATTATCACCCCGGTGGAAAGTGCCCTTGAAATCTCGTCGCAGAGCTCCCTTAGAAAGCCTGCCCCCTCGGGTGTTATCTCAACGAAAGTCCTTTTGCCCTCCACGAGCCTGTTTATGAGTCCTTCTTCTTCCATCTCCCCGAGGAGTCTAAGGATGGTCTGGGGGGAAACGTTAAGTTCGTTTGCGAGCTCCCTAACGGTTACGCGAACCTTCTTTCCCACTGCTCCCCTGTCGGCAAGCAAAACCAAGAGCTTGATTTTCTTCATCGGTTGCACCTCTTCGAGAGCTTATCGGCGAGCTTGAGGGGTTTTGGATATCCTTCATCGTTTAGTATCTTAACTATCTCAACTGCTGAGGTCAAGTCTATCAGATGTCCGACGCTTACATAAGCTTTTCCTACCCGTCTGTACAGCTTAGGTGAAACCCCTCGCAGAGGTTTCTTTGCCACACCGATGACGGGCTTTCCTATGAGAAGTCCTATGTGTGAGGCCAGACCATAGCCTCTCGGGTGGGCTTTTCCGTGTCCCTCCACCAGTAAAACGTCGAAGTTAGCGTTTCCAACCACGAGCAGGACTGGCATCGTCTCCCGGAGAAAGAAGTAGGTTGGAACGTAGGGAAACCCAATCTGCGTTT
This region includes:
- a CDS encoding DHH family phosphoesterase; its protein translation is MRILVLGGGALGRSIAEALRGEFEVVIVEKDEIRVRALEESGFHVVQGDFSYTATLLKAGIEKSELVIITTMNIETIKKTVYVIRTNNREVPILTVLPDDTSLDELTESIKESFEADIKVDYAVSPRSALRDALIGMVKHIGERKNVNLLVKKLRELKKDGDSLLIVMHDNPDPDSLASAAALSLIAQTLGLKTKIVHGGEITHHENRAFVNLLGIEVARVSRGSYELKRYPFIALVDCQPNGNLTILDSSDYDKIKIVIDHHQVLQHLSDVLPDDAFLDIRPDVNSASSILVEYLKGLNITVSPSLATALFYGIYIDTKKFSKLSPVDLKAIEFLAGKVDYELLDKIEHPDISTETAEILARAIMHRRMYKNVIISNVGFITNRDALAEAADFLLRLEGITTVLVFGIVDDKIEISARTRDVRVNIGVIMKEAFGELGSGGGHARAGGARIPLGIFKLAKDKNSLLKLVEEAVTERFLEALKVKEG
- a CDS encoding PRC-barrel domain-containing protein, producing the protein MVMRLSKLYGKQIYNTKGYYVGYVDEVLIEIDRGKGKVLALVLPGEKVGVPYDRVTAIGDIVLVKAKED
- a CDS encoding CTP-dependent riboflavin kinase: MKKIKLLVLLADRGAVGKKVRVTVRELANELNVSPQTILRLLGEMEEEGLINRLVEGKRTFVEITPEGAGFLRELCDEISRALSTGVIIGEVVSGLGEGAYYVKQYAPLIREYLSFEPYPGTLNVRVLFPKTVFDALCNARPVIIPGFTREGRTFGDVKAYRVRIDSIEGAIVIPSRTVHPPKIAEIVAPVKLREKLGLRDGDRIRIEVVE
- a CDS encoding endonuclease V, giving the protein MVELSNYIIREKLKKITEVQGELSKRIAERPVRRGDVKTVGAVDVSYKGDTAVSALVVCTFPECEVLETRTAKTQIGFPYVPTYFFLRETMPVLLVVGNANFDVLLVEGHGKAHPRGYGLASHIGLLIGKPVIGVAKKPLRGVSPKLYRRVGKAYVSVGHLIDLTSAVEIVKILNDEGYPKPLKLADKLSKRCNR